Proteins from one Rhodoflexus caldus genomic window:
- the coaE gene encoding dephospho-CoA kinase (Dephospho-CoA kinase (CoaE) performs the final step in coenzyme A biosynthesis.), with product MLKVGITGGIGSGKSTVCRIFAVLGIPVYDADSRAKWLQTHDESLKNQIIHHFGTAAYAADGSLNRSYMAAQVFNQPEKLQLLNSLVHPRVAEDSAQWLAQQQAAGKPYAIKEAALMIEAGSYKQLDVLVVVTAPEEVRIARVLQRDPQRSPEEVAAIIGKQMPESEKVKIADYVIVNDGSHMLIPQIIRLHQELLRRAQKQ from the coding sequence ATGCTAAAAGTAGGAATAACGGGCGGAATCGGTAGCGGAAAAAGTACCGTATGCCGCATTTTTGCCGTGCTCGGCATACCTGTGTACGATGCCGACAGCCGCGCCAAATGGTTGCAAACCCACGACGAATCACTGAAAAATCAGATTATACATCACTTCGGCACGGCAGCTTATGCGGCCGATGGTTCGCTGAACCGCAGCTACATGGCAGCACAGGTTTTCAATCAGCCCGAAAAGTTGCAATTGCTCAACAGTTTGGTGCATCCGCGCGTAGCCGAAGACAGCGCACAATGGCTTGCACAGCAGCAGGCCGCAGGCAAGCCCTATGCCATCAAAGAGGCCGCCCTGATGATTGAAGCCGGCAGCTACAAACAACTGGACGTACTCGTTGTGGTTACAGCCCCCGAAGAAGTGCGGATAGCACGCGTGCTGCAACGCGACCCGCAACGCAGCCCCGAAGAAGTAGCCGCCATCATTGGCAAGCAAATGCCTGAAAGCGAGAAGGTTAAAATAGCCGATTACGTGATTGTCAATGACGGCAGCCACATGCTCATTCCGCAAATCATCCGCTTGCATCAGGAGTTGCTCAGGCGCGCCCAAAAGCAATAA
- a CDS encoding phosphatase: protein MMDYLSARIEAFVFSYFMQQASVIGLFEAIGGKFLTEPALLRERVSRLQAVFFDWDGVFNNGNKSKESGSPFSEPDAAGTNYLRFGLWLLTGTMPKVFIITGENNPSAFQLAQREHFDGVCFRFADKTKALEWLRQTYGIQPEQTAFAFDDVLDLSLAAQCGIRLMVRRNASPMLTEYVRQQLLADYITGCLGGEHAVREIVEMLLGISECYERVLTERIAYSPAYQQFLTLKKAIEPVFVTWQGDRVAEVHF, encoded by the coding sequence ATGATGGACTATCTTTCGGCACGAATAGAAGCATTTGTCTTTTCATACTTTATGCAACAAGCATCTGTTATCGGCCTGTTTGAGGCTATCGGTGGTAAGTTTTTGACCGAACCGGCTTTGCTGCGCGAGCGTGTCAGCCGTTTACAAGCTGTTTTTTTTGACTGGGACGGTGTTTTTAATAACGGCAATAAAAGCAAGGAAAGCGGTAGCCCTTTTTCAGAGCCTGATGCGGCAGGGACTAATTATCTGCGCTTCGGTTTGTGGCTGCTCACGGGAACTATGCCCAAGGTATTCATCATTACGGGCGAAAATAACCCCTCGGCGTTTCAGTTGGCACAGCGCGAGCACTTTGACGGTGTCTGTTTTCGTTTTGCCGATAAAACCAAAGCCTTGGAATGGTTACGGCAGACTTATGGCATCCAACCCGAGCAAACCGCATTTGCTTTTGATGATGTGTTAGACTTATCGCTGGCAGCACAATGCGGCATTCGGCTGATGGTGCGGCGCAATGCCAGCCCCATGCTCACCGAATACGTCAGGCAACAACTCTTAGCTGACTATATAACAGGGTGTTTGGGCGGTGAACATGCCGTGCGCGAAATAGTGGAAATGTTGCTGGGCATTTCGGAATGTTATGAGCGCGTACTGACCGAAAGAATAGCCTACTCGCCTGCTTATCAACAGTTTCTGACCTTGAAAAAAGCCATTGAGCCGGTCTTTGTAACGTGGCAAGGCGACCGTGTGGCAGAGGTGCATTTTTAG
- a CDS encoding RagB/SusD family nutrient uptake outer membrane protein, with amino-acid sequence MKLFHIKKIVLCGLLAATLITPSCTLDYVNPNAATEDAVLSNTSGLLAFSNGLRRRYIVGGASPLYTVITTSGLATNELRVVNAGNADIAALANGRDNVNGLNPVIINMWQNLNILNADCDRVIANVRNIPDRATAAAVQAHAHLYKALALGWMATFWEQAPITTGKNATFSNRTAVLETAVRLCDEAVTLLASNPVPAAFTNVVGNDIDLPNALNALSARYNLMLGRNQQAFDAAGRVSLTSRSRFVFDNISQNPIFRTSFVTNNVHEAQTNLGLPPALAPAANDQRVPFYITSAVPPRGRGFFLADDTAIPLYLPGEMILIRAEAQARQNRLAEAVTELNRVLTKTPAQDIYGVGAALPPYAGELTQNAILTEIYRNRCIELYLTGQRLEDSRRFGRPGPTAPNAERNRNFYPYPFTERDNNPSTPADPAS; translated from the coding sequence ATGAAACTTTTTCATATCAAAAAAATCGTACTCTGCGGCTTATTGGCGGCAACGCTGATAACCCCATCCTGTACGCTGGACTATGTCAATCCCAATGCGGCAACCGAAGATGCCGTATTGAGCAATACCTCGGGGCTGTTGGCATTTTCCAACGGCCTGCGTCGCCGCTATATTGTAGGCGGAGCAAGCCCGCTTTATACAGTAATCACTACTTCCGGTCTGGCAACCAATGAACTGCGCGTGGTAAATGCCGGTAACGCAGACATTGCCGCATTGGCAAACGGCCGCGATAATGTGAACGGGCTGAACCCTGTCATTATCAACATGTGGCAAAACCTGAATATTTTAAATGCAGACTGCGACCGTGTAATTGCCAATGTGCGCAATATTCCCGACCGCGCTACTGCCGCTGCCGTACAAGCCCATGCGCACCTCTACAAAGCATTGGCACTGGGCTGGATGGCTACTTTCTGGGAACAAGCCCCCATTACCACAGGTAAAAACGCCACTTTCAGCAACCGTACTGCCGTTTTGGAAACCGCCGTCCGCTTGTGCGATGAAGCCGTAACTTTGCTGGCCTCCAATCCTGTTCCTGCTGCTTTTACCAACGTGGTGGGCAACGATATTGACTTGCCTAATGCGCTGAACGCACTGTCGGCTCGCTACAACCTGATGCTGGGTCGCAATCAGCAGGCTTTTGATGCGGCTGGTCGCGTATCGCTCACTTCTCGTTCCCGTTTTGTGTTTGACAACATCTCACAAAATCCGATTTTCCGTACATCGTTTGTAACCAACAACGTACACGAGGCACAAACCAATTTGGGATTGCCGCCTGCGCTCGCACCTGCCGCCAACGACCAGCGCGTACCGTTTTACATCACTTCGGCTGTGCCGCCTCGCGGTCGTGGTTTCTTCTTGGCCGATGATACGGCTATTCCGCTGTACCTGCCCGGTGAAATGATTCTGATTCGTGCCGAGGCACAGGCGCGCCAAAACCGATTGGCAGAGGCTGTTACAGAACTGAACCGTGTGCTGACCAAAACCCCGGCACAAGATATTTACGGCGTAGGTGCTGCACTGCCTCCCTATGCGGGCGAATTGACGCAAAATGCAATTCTCACCGAAATTTACCGCAACCGCTGCATTGAGTTATACCTGACCGGGCAGCGCTTGGAAGACAGCCGCCGATTCGGTCGCCCCGGGCCGACAGCCCCCAACGCGGAGCGAAACCGCAACTTCTATCCTTATCCGTTCACCGAGCGCGATAACAACCCGAGCACGCCGGCTGACCCTGCAAGCTAA